The Leuconostoc lactis genome includes a window with the following:
- a CDS encoding replication initiation protein translates to MSIIPESKTRQVHTLNELSKRKVVEHNSLITSIAKMDKTPLKMFELAVSLIDTDNPPQDQTVYLSKQEMFAFFKVNDNDKNSRFKQAIEKMQKQAFFQIKKEQDKGFKFVSIVPIPYVEWTDYSDEVKIEFHREIMPYLIKLKTNFTQHALSDIAELNSKYAIILYRWLSMNYNQYDHYSVKGGRRKEQVESYRNPKIGIRELREMTDTVNEYQRFDRFESYILKTL, encoded by the coding sequence ATGTCAATTATACCAGAATCAAAGACAAGGCAGGTACACACCTTGAATGAGTTATCAAAACGAAAAGTCGTCGAACATAATAGTTTAATCACATCCATTGCCAAGATGGATAAAACACCCCTCAAAATGTTTGAACTAGCGGTGTCTTTAATTGATACCGACAATCCACCTCAAGATCAAACAGTGTATTTATCAAAGCAAGAAATGTTTGCTTTTTTTAAAGTCAATGATAATGATAAGAACAGTCGCTTTAAACAAGCGATTGAAAAAATGCAGAAACAAGCTTTTTTTCAGATTAAAAAAGAACAAGATAAAGGGTTTAAGTTTGTTAGTATTGTGCCAATCCCTTATGTGGAATGGACGGATTATAGTGACGAAGTAAAAATTGAATTTCATCGTGAAATCATGCCTTACTTAATCAAGCTCAAAACCAATTTCACCCAACATGCCTTGTCAGATATTGCAGAATTGAATAGTAAGTATGCAATTATTTTGTATCGCTGGTTATCAATGAATTACAACCAATATGATCACTACAGCGTTAAAGGTGGACGACGAAAAGAACAAGTAGAAAGCTATCGTAATCCCAAAATCGGCATTCGAGAGTTGCGAGAAATGACTGATACTGTTAATGAGTACCAGAGGTTTGATAGGTTTGAGAGCTATATCTTGAAAACTCTTTAA
- a CDS encoding helix-turn-helix domain-containing protein, whose amino-acid sequence MQIGEKIKIIRENKKLSQEDMAKSLHVSYQAVSNWERGKSYPDISNIIMISDLYSISLDELIREDKNYKDILLEKKVSGIADAILNIIFLLCAVMLLIYMMVENKLTSDNSFYIILTILVIIHTSVDLLKLLPKKSV is encoded by the coding sequence ATGCAAATAGGTGAAAAAATAAAAATCATTCGTGAAAACAAAAAACTGTCACAAGAAGATATGGCTAAAAGTTTACACGTATCGTATCAAGCAGTATCTAATTGGGAACGTGGGAAAAGTTATCCGGATATCTCTAACATTATTATGATTTCAGATTTATACAGTATTTCATTGGACGAGCTGATTAGAGAAGATAAAAATTATAAAGACATATTACTTGAAAAGAAAGTATCAGGTATCGCGGATGCTATCCTTAATATTATTTTCTTATTGTGCGCCGTCATGTTATTAATTTATATGATGGTTGAAAACAAGCTCACCTCAGATAATTCTTTTTATATCATTCTGACAATCTTGGTTATCATCCATACCAGCGTTGATTTATTAAAATTGCTACCAAAAAAAAGCGTGTAG
- a CDS encoding helix-turn-helix domain-containing protein, whose product MSENLKTIRELAEELGVSKQAIQYHIKSLTNKTRQTNDKGIVVLSLEEQHFIRSKVDKQTNKIKTNKQTNDKQTDKETKWDIHNYLISELDEVKKNRDKQLAVKDKQLENKDSQIAQMQNLLDQQQRLALQDKKLLEEYKAEIKDLKALTMAPHDDGEKEVTSDKQPEPETNTVESQPKPKKWWHFGK is encoded by the coding sequence ATGAGTGAAAATTTAAAAACAATTCGAGAACTCGCTGAGGAGTTAGGTGTTTCAAAACAGGCAATACAATATCATATAAAGTCGCTGACAAACAAAACAAGGCAAACAAACGACAAAGGTATAGTTGTTTTATCTTTAGAAGAACAGCATTTTATAAGGTCGAAGGTCGACAAACAGACAAACAAAATCAAGACAAATAAACAGACAAATGACAAACAAACAGACAAAGAGACAAAGTGGGATATCCACAACTATTTAATTAGTGAACTTGATGAAGTTAAGAAAAATAGAGATAAACAATTAGCAGTTAAGGATAAGCAACTAGAAAATAAAGATTCGCAAATAGCTCAAATGCAAAACTTACTAGACCAGCAACAACGGTTAGCTTTGCAAGACAAAAAGCTGCTAGAGGAATACAAAGCAGAAATCAAGGACTTGAAAGCCTTAACGATGGCACCGCATGATGATGGTGAAAAAGAAGTGACGTCAGACAAACAACCTGAACCAGAAACTAACACTGTGGAGTCACAGCCTAAACCTAAAAAGTGGTGGCATTTTGGTAAATAG
- a CDS encoding RepB family plasmid replication initiator protein, with product MSIIPESKTRQVHTLNELSKRKVVEHNSLITSIAKMDKTPLKMFELAVSLIDTDNPPQDQTVYLSKQEMFAFFKVNDNDKNSRFKQAIEKMQKQAFFQIKKEQDKGFKFVSIVPIPYVEWTDYSDEVKIEFHREIMPYLIKLKTNFTQHALSDIAELNSKYAIILYRWLSMNYNQYDHYSVKGGRRKEQVESYRNPKIGIRELREMTDTVNEYQRFDRFESYILKNSLKEINAHTTFNVTHEKVKKGRSIDSIVFHITKKQVAADSSYKQDDPVYIEGKIRQEETEDMLTVKAIKSPYTKLLMEQFLLSYIDLTDTTILSGLQKNVYPLYDELKELRGLKGVKEHLAYIRDKQDDYSKKNIAKYLKKSIEQYLPIVKRQDIDHE from the coding sequence ATGTCAATTATACCAGAATCAAAGACAAGGCAGGTACACACCTTGAATGAGTTATCAAAACGAAAAGTCGTCGAACATAATAGTTTAATCACATCCATTGCCAAGATGGATAAAACACCCCTCAAAATGTTTGAACTAGCGGTGTCTTTAATTGATACCGACAATCCACCTCAAGATCAAACAGTGTATTTATCAAAGCAAGAAATGTTTGCTTTTTTTAAAGTCAATGATAATGATAAGAACAGTCGCTTTAAACAAGCGATTGAAAAAATGCAGAAACAAGCTTTTTTTCAGATTAAAAAAGAACAAGATAAAGGGTTTAAGTTTGTTAGTATTGTGCCAATCCCTTATGTGGAATGGACGGATTATAGTGACGAAGTAAAAATTGAATTTCATCGTGAAATCATGCCTTACTTAATCAAGCTCAAAACCAATTTCACCCAACATGCCTTGTCAGATATTGCAGAATTGAATAGTAAGTATGCAATTATTTTGTATCGCTGGTTATCAATGAATTACAACCAATATGATCACTACAGCGTTAAAGGTGGACGACGAAAAGAACAAGTAGAAAGCTATCGTAATCCCAAAATCGGCATTCGAGAGTTGCGAGAAATGACTGATACTGTTAATGAGTACCAGAGGTTTGATAGGTTTGAGAGCTATATCTTGAAAAACTCTTTAAAAGAAATCAATGCTCATACAACTTTTAACGTGACGCACGAGAAAGTTAAAAAAGGACGCAGCATTGATAGCATTGTCTTTCACATTACTAAAAAACAAGTTGCGGCTGATAGTAGTTATAAACAGGATGATCCCGTTTATATCGAGGGCAAGATTCGTCAAGAAGAAACAGAAGATATGTTGACTGTTAAGGCAATAAAAAGTCCCTACACAAAGTTACTTATGGAGCAGTTTTTATTGTCATATATTGATTTAACGGATACGACTATTTTGTCAGGGTTACAGAAAAATGTATATCCACTTTATGACGAATTAAAAGAATTACGTGGTTTAAAGGGCGTGAAAGAACACTTAGCCTATATCAGAGATAAACAAGATGACTATTCGAAAAAGAATATTGCTAAGTATCTTAAAAAATCGATTGAACAGTATCTACCAATCGTTAAAAGGCAGGATATAGATCATGAGTGA
- a CDS encoding site-specific DNA-methyltransferase → MIVKGNNLIALHSIKDVYAGRVKLIYLDPPYNTGSDSFRNNDQFNHSTWLTFIKSRLEIARELLTDEGVIAVHIDDSEGPYLKVLMDSIFGRNF, encoded by the coding sequence TTGATTGTCAAAGGAAATAACTTGATTGCTTTGCATAGTATAAAAGACGTTTATGCTGGCAGGGTTAAACTAATTTATTTAGATCCGCCATATAATACTGGATCAGACTCTTTTCGTAATAATGATCAATTTAATCATTCGACCTGGTTGACATTTATTAAAAGCAGGCTAGAAATAGCTAGAGAATTACTAACTGATGAGGGCGTCATAGCAGTTCATATCGATGATTCAGAAGGTCCTTATCTTAAAGTATTAATGGATTCAATTTTTGGTAGAAATTTCTGA
- a CDS encoding Dps family protein has translation MTTVNERQEKLAAEQAYKEHIHHTKINSAAVTDHILANIHTLHVKLHQYHWYVKGKNFYALHNVFENLYNENEAWFDKIAERLLASGFKPASTTTEFQEFTTISEDSSEKYYTADEMVLQIVEDFRSNREFTIRAIRLAQEEENDALEDSLISYKAYLDVNIWQLQAFINKDALEDDDYIDND, from the coding sequence ATGACAACGGTAAATGAAAGGCAAGAAAAATTAGCTGCCGAACAAGCATATAAAGAACACATTCATCATACTAAGATTAATTCTGCAGCTGTTACAGATCATATACTTGCTAATATTCATACATTACATGTAAAATTGCATCAATATCATTGGTATGTAAAAGGTAAAAATTTCTATGCATTGCATAATGTTTTTGAAAATTTATATAACGAAAATGAGGCATGGTTTGATAAAATTGCAGAACGTTTACTAGCTTCAGGATTTAAGCCAGCATCAACAACTACTGAATTCCAAGAATTTACAACGATTTCTGAAGATTCTTCGGAAAAATATTACACTGCTGATGAGATGGTCCTACAGATAGTAGAAGATTTTAGATCTAATCGTGAATTTACTATTCGTGCAATTCGCTTAGCACAGGAAGAAGAAAATGATGCTTTGGAAGATTCACTAATTAGTTATAAAGCTTATTTAGACGTAAATATTTGGCAACTTCAAGCATTTATTAATAAGGATGCCTTAGAAGACGATGACTATATAGATAACGATTAA
- the mobV gene encoding MobV family relaxase produces the protein MAHLKKNTRGAVPGLAVHFERKTDHHTNKEIDGSKSYLNQDLMADGSDMLSRFNARLNNVYCMKRDDVKALATWIVTLPEELTEAPYEQQSAFFEATTNFLNARYGQENAVAAVVHYDETTPHLHYAFVPVVFDDKKSRYKVSAKEVLTRHDLQTFHDDLDQHLKKVLPFYEQGILNNKTLPFENVAEIKKYNDQFNALKNELADVEDNIRAKQAVLKITDQALTEVDLAEKQIDAFKQALSKNLFGKTVLKPDDLDRFKNVLATMKKSTLQSQHETEELKQTLGQVKAQLGDVQADYQNLKETHQALQKRQRKQQQLDYAMRDMLKNDYGVDKIAHTDVEARYVLYKLDHEELTKNKKVAQSWLKTLTTARADPDTKIAPSRLDRGIEQVKALINRIIELTRDLFKGPSL, from the coding sequence ATGGCGCATTTAAAGAAAAATACCCGTGGCGCAGTCCCTGGTTTAGCGGTTCACTTTGAACGTAAAACCGACCATCACACGAACAAAGAAATTGATGGGTCGAAATCCTATCTGAATCAAGATCTCATGGCGGATGGTTCTGATATGCTTTCACGCTTCAATGCGCGTTTAAATAACGTTTATTGCATGAAAAGAGACGATGTGAAGGCGTTAGCGACGTGGATAGTCACTTTACCTGAAGAACTCACAGAAGCCCCCTACGAGCAACAGAGCGCCTTTTTTGAAGCAACCACCAATTTTCTTAATGCACGTTATGGTCAAGAAAATGCCGTGGCCGCTGTGGTGCATTATGACGAGACAACCCCTCACTTGCACTATGCCTTTGTCCCCGTCGTTTTTGATGATAAAAAGTCACGTTATAAAGTATCCGCTAAAGAAGTACTCACACGCCATGATTTACAAACCTTTCATGATGATTTAGATCAACATTTAAAAAAGGTGCTGCCCTTTTATGAACAAGGGATTTTAAATAACAAAACCTTACCATTTGAGAATGTCGCTGAAATCAAAAAATACAATGATCAGTTTAACGCCTTAAAAAACGAACTAGCTGACGTTGAAGACAATATTAGGGCTAAACAGGCCGTACTTAAAATCACGGATCAAGCCTTAACGGAAGTTGACTTAGCCGAAAAACAAATTGATGCGTTTAAACAAGCCTTATCTAAAAACCTCTTTGGTAAGACGGTGCTGAAGCCAGATGACTTAGATCGCTTTAAAAACGTGTTAGCCACGATGAAGAAATCCACCTTACAAAGCCAGCATGAGACGGAAGAACTCAAGCAAACATTAGGCCAAGTCAAAGCGCAATTAGGAGACGTCCAAGCAGACTATCAAAACCTGAAAGAAACGCATCAAGCGCTTCAGAAGCGACAGCGAAAACAGCAACAGCTGGATTATGCCATGCGAGACATGCTTAAAAATGATTATGGTGTCGACAAGATAGCCCATACGGATGTGGAGGCTCGGTATGTCCTTTATAAGCTAGATCATGAAGAACTTACAAAAAATAAAAAAGTAGCCCAGTCATGGTTAAAAACACTGACGACAGCTAGAGCAGATCCAGACACCAAAATAGCGCCTAGTAGATTAGATCGCGGTATCGAACAAGTTAAAGCATTGATTAATCGAATCATTGAATTAACGCGTGATCTTTTTAAAGGACCAAGTCTCTAA
- a CDS encoding helix-turn-helix domain-containing protein: protein MDIGKRIREYRKIYNLSQEQLADKIFVSRQTVSNWENNKTYPDIQIIVSLSILFNVSLDELIREDLEEMKMKISNNKATKRADIYSLIMICSTILASLSIGLVVALPESKFIWIVPVTLFLPALWSSFVLEKFKRNNDLKTYKEILAFSQNKDVEVLRKKRDARRTRIEKGIIVLGYAGLTLLICLMAIFIANFFK from the coding sequence ATGGACATAGGTAAACGGATAAGAGAGTATCGAAAAATTTATAATCTTTCCCAAGAACAATTGGCGGACAAGATTTTTGTTTCACGTCAAACCGTATCTAATTGGGAAAATAACAAAACATATCCAGACATACAAATCATTGTTTCGTTGTCTATTCTATTTAATGTTTCTTTAGATGAATTAATTCGAGAAGATTTGGAGGAAATGAAGATGAAGATTAGTAATAACAAAGCTACTAAACGAGCTGATATTTATTCTTTAATAATGATTTGTTCAACAATATTAGCCAGTCTATCTATTGGTTTAGTAGTAGCATTACCAGAATCAAAGTTTATATGGATAGTTCCAGTTACTTTATTTTTACCTGCGTTATGGAGTTCTTTTGTTTTAGAAAAATTCAAAAGGAATAATGACTTGAAAACTTATAAGGAGATTTTAGCATTTTCACAAAATAAGGATGTAGAAGTTTTAAGAAAAAAAAGAGACGCTAGAAGAACACGGATTGAAAAAGGGATTATTGTTTTAGGCTATGCAGGTCTTACACTGTTGATTTGTTTAATGGCTATATTTATTGCAAATTTTTTTAAATAA
- a CDS encoding AAA family ATPase, whose protein sequence is MVRLNGLPIKKHCPQIGTVLNNNDIKFNNNHDNIDLVKVIMKKLTHFTFDLLLGNDSLQEMSPGMKGVVLLQVLLMASNNQSTIILDQPEDDLDNNTIVKMLVPLLKEISNTRQVILVTHNANLVVLTDAEE, encoded by the coding sequence ATGGTTCGTTTAAATGGTCTACCGATCAAAAAGCACTGTCCTCAGATTGGTACAGTGCTCAACAATAATGACATTAAATTTAATAATAACCATGATAACATTGACCTTGTCAAGGTAATCATGAAAAAATTAACCCATTTCACTTTTGATCTCCTGTTGGGAAATGATTCTCTACAAGAAATGTCACCCGGTATGAAAGGTGTTGTACTATTACAGGTTCTTTTAATGGCCTCCAATAACCAGTCAACTATTATATTAGACCAACCGGAAGACGATTTAGATAATAATACAATAGTGAAGATGCTTGTTCCATTACTAAAAGAAATTTCAAATACTCGACAAGTCATACTGGTAACTCATAACGCAAATCTAGTAGTTCTAACAGATGCAGAAGAATAA
- a CDS encoding Crp/Fnr family transcriptional regulator — translation MAYHNHHSHVDCIRLVPIFNHLNDEQMHLIAQSANEVQYVKNELLFGFGDKDDTLYIINNGRVRIYSLSESGREQTIRILHPGDFMGEVAVLQTEGYHSNYAEAISETSICRIHKKDLDQYLDRYPEIMRRILSDITKRLQLSEKQTVQVSIEPVEARIIDFLSENVEDEKNHTYVTLPMSKKDLATYLGTTPETISRKFSSLEERGLIKRHTQKCVEIFDLDELLFVSS, via the coding sequence ATGGCATACCATAATCATCATAGTCATGTAGATTGTATACGTTTAGTGCCGATTTTCAATCATCTCAATGATGAACAAATGCATCTAATTGCTCAATCAGCGAATGAAGTACAATACGTAAAGAATGAGCTATTATTTGGGTTTGGTGATAAAGATGACACATTATATATCATAAACAATGGACGTGTACGTATTTATAGCCTAAGTGAGTCTGGTCGTGAGCAAACCATACGTATCCTACATCCGGGTGATTTTATGGGGGAAGTTGCTGTTTTACAGACTGAAGGTTATCATTCGAATTATGCTGAAGCAATATCGGAAACAAGTATTTGTAGGATTCATAAAAAGGATTTAGATCAATATTTAGATCGCTATCCAGAAATCATGCGACGAATATTATCGGATATTACAAAACGGCTACAGTTATCAGAAAAACAAACTGTGCAAGTCAGTATTGAACCTGTTGAAGCTCGAATTATTGATTTTCTATCAGAAAATGTTGAAGATGAAAAAAACCATACTTATGTGACTTTACCCATGTCAAAAAAAGATTTGGCTACTTACCTGGGGACAACTCCAGAAACAATAAGCCGTAAGTTCTCATCATTGGAAGAGAGAGGTCTAATTAAACGGCATACCCAAAAATGTGTTGAGATATTTGATTTAGATGAATTATTATTTGTATCAAGTTAA
- a CDS encoding site-specific DNA-methyltransferase, whose amino-acid sequence MFTYKEYWQDSYTKFENKMALLLAVSLLMRLLMLC is encoded by the coding sequence ATGTTTACGTATAAAGAATACTGGCAAGATAGCTATACAAAATTTGAGAATAAAATGGCCTTACTGCTGGCGGTAAGTTTATTGATGAGACTGCTGATGTTGTGCTAG
- a CDS encoding site-specific integrase, giving the protein MAQQIVLPIKDSNVLKMVQDTLLDSFRAGRRNYTVFQVGKATLLRVSDVMTLKKADVYNPDGSVKNTAFIHDKKTGKANTLYLKPVQQDLLQYHDWLVQENINSEWLFPSTAHHDRHITEKQFYKVMARVGDLLGINYLGTHTMRKTGAYRVYTQSNYNIGLVMHLLNHSSEAMTLTYLGLDQASRETMLDQIDFG; this is encoded by the coding sequence ATGGCGCAACAAATTGTCCTACCCATCAAAGACTCCAACGTTTTAAAGATGGTACAAGATACACTTCTCGATAGCTTCCGTGCTGGTCGCCGAAATTACACAGTTTTTCAAGTTGGTAAGGCCACGCTACTACGTGTGAGTGATGTCATGACATTGAAAAAAGCAGATGTCTATAATCCAGACGGCTCTGTCAAAAATACAGCCTTTATTCATGATAAAAAGACTGGCAAAGCAAACACGTTATATTTAAAGCCTGTTCAGCAAGACTTGTTGCAATATCATGATTGGCTGGTCCAAGAAAATATCAATTCTGAGTGGTTATTCCCCTCGACAGCCCATCATGATCGCCATATCACCGAGAAACAGTTTTATAAAGTGATGGCGCGTGTTGGTGATCTACTAGGTATCAACTATTTAGGCACGCACACTATGCGTAAAACAGGTGCTTATCGCGTCTATACACAATCAAACTACAACATTGGCTTAGTCATGCATTTATTGAATCACTCAAGTGAAGCCATGACACTGACTTATCTTGGGTTAGACCAAGCTAGTCGTGAAACGATGTTAGATCAAATTGATTTTGGTTAA
- a CDS encoding magnesium transporter CorA family protein, translated as MIKPEKTINGTKWIETIQINAEERATLEDQYGIDEDIIEYVTDNDESTNYVYDINEDDQLFIFLAPYALDKDALRYITQPFGMLLHKGVLFTFNQSDIPEVNRALYSALDNPEVKSVDAFILETLFTVVDSFIPISRAITKKRNYLDKMLNRKTKNSDLVSLSYLQQTLTFLSSAVQINLSELDRLPKTHFGVGADQDKIDLFEDVHIEGEQVQRMFEIETQVVDRIDHTFNSLANNNLNDTMKFLTIWSLTMAVPTIITGFYGMNVKLPLAGMQYAWMLTLGISVALIVAMLIMLKVWRKM; from the coding sequence ATGATCAAACCCGAAAAGACAATCAATGGAACCAAATGGATTGAAACGATTCAAATCAATGCCGAAGAACGGGCAACCCTCGAAGATCAGTATGGCATCGATGAAGATATTATTGAGTACGTCACTGATAATGATGAAAGTACTAATTATGTTTATGATATCAATGAGGACGACCAATTATTCATCTTTCTGGCGCCGTATGCCCTCGACAAAGATGCGCTGAGATACATTACCCAGCCATTTGGCATGTTGCTCCATAAGGGCGTTTTATTCACGTTTAATCAAAGCGACATACCTGAAGTCAACAGGGCACTTTACTCGGCATTGGATAATCCCGAGGTTAAGAGCGTCGATGCATTTATTCTGGAAACACTGTTTACAGTTGTTGACAGCTTTATCCCAATTTCTCGCGCCATTACCAAGAAACGCAACTATTTGGATAAAATGTTGAACCGGAAGACGAAGAACAGTGACTTGGTTTCACTTTCATATCTTCAACAGACGTTGACCTTTTTGTCCAGCGCGGTCCAAATCAATCTCAGTGAACTCGATCGTTTGCCAAAGACCCATTTTGGTGTCGGTGCTGACCAAGATAAAATTGATTTATTCGAAGACGTGCACATTGAAGGAGAACAGGTCCAACGGATGTTTGAGATTGAAACCCAAGTCGTTGACCGAATCGATCATACCTTCAACAGCCTTGCTAATAACAACCTGAACGATACAATGAAATTTTTGACAATTTGGTCACTGACCATGGCTGTGCCAACGATCATTACCGGATTCTATGGGATGAACGTGAAACTCCCGTTAGCCGGGATGCAATATGCTTGGATGCTGACTTTGGGGATTTCTGTCGCCTTGATTGTGGCGATGCTGATTATGCTGAAGGTCTGGCGGAAGATGTGA
- a CDS encoding heavy-metal-associated domain-containing protein, which yields MTKATLKLETLTCPSCLQKIERGLKQTAGVKKDSVKVLFNASKVKVDFDENQVNLNTIEKAIEDLGYPVISSKVKEGA from the coding sequence ATGACTAAAGCAACATTAAAATTAGAAACATTAACTTGTCCATCATGTTTACAAAAAATCGAACGTGGTTTAAAACAGACTGCTGGTGTAAAAAAAGATTCTGTAAAAGTACTTTTCAATGCGAGTAAGGTAAAAGTGGATTTTGATGAAAATCAGGTCAATTTGAATACAATTGAAAAAGCAATTGAAGACTTAGGATACCCAGTAATTAGTTCAAAAGTAAAGGAAGGTGCATAA